A part of bacterium genomic DNA contains:
- a CDS encoding cysteine dioxygenase family protein: MRLAEEESLMNQKVSNLVSRLDHLSRRASLGELGQLLASENITLHDISDYYIFNDIHYQRNKVSGSEWYDLYVMCWKPGQNSAIHDHLGSSCAFKILQGMATEYLYECVDCEHNYVQQAGIQTYSPGLVCEAQDGDIHKIVNGSTIEPLVTMHLYSPPLTMNVYEPAPQKVVVNS, from the coding sequence ATGCGATTAGCAGAAGAAGAGAGTCTGATGAATCAAAAAGTCTCAAATTTAGTTTCGCGACTAGATCATTTAAGCCGCCGCGCCTCGCTTGGCGAGCTTGGCCAGTTACTCGCTTCTGAAAACATCACGCTACATGACATCAGCGATTACTACATTTTTAATGATATCCACTATCAAAGAAACAAAGTCTCAGGATCAGAGTGGTATGACCTCTACGTAATGTGCTGGAAACCAGGACAAAACTCTGCAATTCATGATCATTTAGGATCGAGCTGCGCCTTTAAGATCTTGCAGGGCATGGCAACAGAATATCTCTATGAATGTGTCGACTGCGAGCATAACTACGTCCAGCAGGCAGGAATTCAAACTTATAGCCCTGGCTTAGTTTGTGAGGCTCAAGATGGGGATATCCATAAAATCGTGAACGGCAGCACAATTGAGCCATTAGTCACCATGCACCTTTACTCCCCACCACTTACAATGAACGTCTATGAACCTGCTCCTCAAAAAGTAGTGGTCAATTCTTAA